The following are from one region of the Magallana gigas chromosome 6, xbMagGiga1.1, whole genome shotgun sequence genome:
- the LOC105325779 gene encoding cell division cycle-associated protein 4, whose protein sequence is MGIKRKSDEMELEGNQRQSVLNISMCKLQNPTGKKVEPSLLKSVLILNTLKHIETELRKEGISSELPPSASLSFHNNSENFTMDVLPLDSLDGSSDYIEQDMSDLHINGNLHQGMDSAEDQSISKAPLPPFETFVELSNSSNHNANSSPKNKVSGPKFDIWSSSLATNIPFKMEDVFGDTDLSQCDFDIFTSLSSTIKLTPLSAEEVLHSFPSNTLSDSYQTFLSTSCKSDILPEEIDNIMQILVGT, encoded by the coding sequence ATGGGGATCAAACGCAAGTCAGATGAAATGGAATTGGAGGGAAATCAAAGACaatctgttttaaatatatCCATGTGTAAGCTCCAAAACCCGACAGGGAAAAAAGTAGAGCCATCGCTTCTTAAATCTGTACTTATTTTAAACACTTTGAAACATATAGAAACAGAACTTAGAAAAGAAGGCATAAGTAGCGAGTTGCCACCCTCTGCCAGTCTCTCATTTCACAATAATTCCGAAAACTTCACCATGGATGTACTTCCTCTGGATTCCTTAGATGGTTCCAGTGATTACATAGAACAAGACATGTCGGACCTTCACATCAATGGAAACCTCCATCAGGGGATGGACAGTGCCGAGGACCAAAGCATTTCCAAAGCACCTCTCCCTCCATTTGAGACATTTGTAGAACTTTCTAACTCAAGCAATCACAATGCCAACAGCTCACCAAAGAATAAGGTCTCAGGCCCAAAATTTGACATCTGGAGCTCCAGCCTTGCAACCAACATACCCTTCAAAATGGAGGATGTATTTGGTGACACCGATTTATCCCAGTGTGACTTTGATATCTTTACATCACTCTCATCAACTATCAAGTTGACACCTTTAAGTGCCGAGGAGGTTCTTCATTCATTTCCCTCCAATACTTTGTCCGATTCTTACCAAACTTTCCTGTCAACGTCATGTAAAAGCGATATTCTTCCAGAGGAAATCGACAATATTATGCAGATTTTGGTAGGAACGTAG
- the LOC105341249 gene encoding retinol dehydrogenase 13: MSFPPWVYHGSLLGTIALGSILFKEYRSGPIYKGEELLMGKTAIVTGANSGLGKETARDFAHRGARVIMACRDLEKCAAAQKEIVDETHNHKVLCKKLDLASFKSIKEFTADVQKEVKFLDILVNNAGVMHCPYQVTEDGFENQFQVNYLGPVLLTMSLLDLMIKSAPSRIINVTSVVHAAGQINFSDLNAEKGYHMTLAYNQSKLAILMFTKELAKHLQGTKVTVNALHPGMTDTEINRHLRWNSLRILTFPMRYYFLRQPFRGAQTSIYLAVSPEVENISGKYFSDFEEKEVKSEQFLDDEACKQLWLKTLQMVKLI, encoded by the exons ATGTCATTTCCACCTTGGGTATACCATGGCAGTTTACTGGGAACTATTGCCTTGGGATCCATTTTGTTCAA GGAGTACAGGTCTGGCCCAATCTACAAAGGGGAGGAACTGTTGATGGGGAAAACCGCCATTGTAACTGGGGCAAACTCCGGACTTGGAAAGGAAACAGCCAGAGACTTTGCACACAGAG GAGCCCGGGTTATCATGGCGTGCAGGGATTTAGAGAAATGTGCTGCCGCTCAGAAAGAGATAGTGGATGAGACCCACAATCACAAGGTCCTCTGCAAGAAGCTGGACCTGGCAAGCTTTAAATCCATCAAGGAGTTCACAGCTGATGTACAGAAAG AAGTCAAGTTTCTTGACATCTTGGTCAACAATGCAGGTGTGATGCATTGTCCCTATCAGGTGACAGAGGATGGATTTGAAAACCAGTTTCAAGTGAACTATCTTG GTCCGGTTTTACTGACCATGTCCCTGCTGGATCTGATGATTAAGTCCGCCCCGAGTCGAATCATCAATGTCACCAGTGTAGTCCATGCAGCGGGACAAATCAACTTCAGCGACCTGAATGCAGAGAAAGGTTATCACATGACTCTCGCCTACAACCAGAGCAAGTTGGCCATCTTGATGTTTACAAAAGAGCTGGCCAAACATCTACAAG GTACTAAGGTAACCGTCAATGCTCTTCACCCCGGTATGACTGACACCGAAATTAACCGACACCTCCGGTGGAACAGCTTAAGAATTCTGACTTTCCCCATGAGGTACTACTTCCTCCGCCAACCATTCCGAGGAGCCCAAACGTCAATCTACCTTGCTGTAAGTCCAGAAGTGGAAAACATTTCAGGCAAATATTTCAG tgattttgaagaaaaagaagTAAAATCAGAGCAGTTTTTGGATGATGAAGCTTGCAAACAGCTGTGGTTAAAAACTCTACAAATGGTTAAATTGATATGA
- the LOC105341247 gene encoding retinol dehydrogenase 13 — MPGLPPNMPNPEAIFESWWPIIIGIIGGVGYALRQYMRGARCISELKLEDKVAIVTGGGSGIGKQLVIDLAKRGCKVYTTARNQEQAKATEQDIRQSSKSELVHCLVCELDKFSSVKSFVAAFKKKEEQLHYLVHNAGVMMCDFNKTEDGHEEQFQVNYLSPFLMTSLLQDYLKNSTPSRVLLATAPAYKLGSSTFTDCPPEDKYNTGDAYAQSKLALVLFGVTLAEKLKDADVHVHCVLPGVVNTKIYRHLPFRKSAFVAVSFAPFFWFLTKTPDDGAQTTLYALLGVSAGKTTGKIYKECAETEYADIVKDEELQKSLWKQTLEWTKVKEFGQ; from the exons ATGCCAGGGTTACCTCCAAATATGCCAAACCCCGAGGCCATCTTTGAGTCCTGGTGGCCaattatcataggaatcatagGCGGGGTGGGGTACGCACTCAG gCAGTACATGAGAGGTGCTCGATGTATCAGTGAACTGAAGCTTGAAGACAAGGTTGCCATAGTAACAGGTGGAGGTTCAGGGATTGGTAAACAACTTGTCATTGACCTAGCCAAGAGAG GCTGTAAAGTTTATACAACTGCAAGAAATCAGGAGCAGGCAAAGGCTACAGAACAAGATATACGACAGAGCAGCAAGAGTGAACTGGTGCACTGTCTTGTGTGTGAGCTAGACAAATTTTCATCAGTTAAAAGTTTTGTTGCAGCCTTCAAGAAAA AAGAGGAACAGCTCCACTATCTAGTGCACAATGCTGGGGTGATGATGTGTGACTTTAATAAAACAGAGGACGGCCATGAAGAACAGTTCCAAGTCAACTACCTGT CTCCCTTTCTGATGACAAGCCTGCTACAGGATTACCTGAAGAATTCCACTCCTAGCCGCGTTCTTCTGGCAACAGCCCCAGCCTATAAGTTGGGATCGTCAACATTCACTGACTGTCCACCTGAGGACAAATACAACACCGGGGATGCATACGCCCAGAGCAAGTTGGCACTAGTCCTTTTTGGGGTCACTCTGGCTGAAAAACTCAAAG ATGCTGATGTTCATGTCCACTGTGTTCTACCAGGCGTTGTAAACACCAAGATTTATCGACATCTCCCATTTAGAAAAAGTGCCTTTGTTGCCGTTTCATTTGCTCCTTTTTTTTGGTTCCTGACGAAAACTCCAGATGATGGGGCACAAACCACCCTCTATGCTTTACTGGGAGTATCAGCTGGAAAAACTACTGGAAAAATCTACAA GGAATGTGCTGAGACTGAGTATGCAGACATTGTGAAGGATGAGGAGTTACAGAAATCTCTATGGAAACAGACTCTGGAGTGGACCAAAGTAAAGGAGTTCGGGCAGTAA